Within the Glycine max cultivar Williams 82 chromosome 12, Glycine_max_v4.0, whole genome shotgun sequence genome, the region CGAGGGTTGCAGCTGCATCCGCCTCGCCGCCACATCCGCCATGGCTATGGCGGCCGCCATGGCGCCGCAATCTTTAACCCGCCACGCCACCGCTATTCGGTGGCGTTTTTTCAGAAAATCGCAACGCAACTCCGCCATGGCACCGCCGTGACCGCCATTTAACAACACTGAAGGATAGCAGCTTTAGTTTATTGGGAGGGTATGAGACAAGACATATTACAGTTTGTTGCTGCATGTGAAACTTGCCAACAGAATAAATACCAGGCCTTGTCCCTGGCTGATTTGTTGCAACCTCTTCCTATCCCTACACAGGTTTGGTCTGACATCTCTAAGGATTTCATAGAGGGACTACTGAGAGCACAAGGAAAGAACACAATTCTGGTTGTGGTAGACAGATTGACTAAGTATGCTCATTTTATCCCCATTAGTCACCCCTTCACTGCAAAGGACATAGCTGATCTATTTCTCCGGGAGGTTGTGAAATTACATGGGTTTCCAAACACTATCATTTTTTATCGGAATAAAACTTTTCTGAGTCAATTTTGTAGGGAATTATTCAAATCTGCTTGAACTAAATTCCTTCAGCAGTAGAGGAGGAGGTCAACAGGCTGACCCAAGATAGGTACTCTTTGTTGGACCAACTACAAACTAATTTGCTTAAGGCTCAGGACCAGTTGCGAGCCTATGCCAATAAGCACCATAGGGATGTTAACTTAGCTGTGGATGATTGGGTTTACCTGAAATTATAACCGTATTGTTTGAAATCTTTGGCTAAAAAGTTGAGTGAGAAATTAAGCCCTCGATTTTAGGGACCATATCAGATTTCTAAGGTCATTGGTAAAGTAGCTTACCAGCTCAACCTACCACCCGAGAGTAAAGTTCATCCAGTCTTTCATGTGTCTCTATTAAAGAAAGTCATTGCTCCTGCGGTGAAACCCCAACCCTTGCCTCCTATGCTGACTGCTGAGCTGGAACTAAGGGTTGAGCCTCTAGCTGTAAAGGCTGTCAGAAACCACCCTGCAGGCACAGCTGAAGTGCTCATCCAATGGAAAGATTTGCCAGACTTTAAAGCCACATGGGAATCGGTTGATGTTATGACACAACAATTTCCTGCATTttaccttgaggacaaggtggctCTCTTGGGGGGAGTATTGTTAGGCTACCTGTTAAGCAAGTGTATGAAGGAAGGACCCATGGCAAGTATAAGAGGAAGCCAGAGCAGCAGCCAAAGCAGCCAGAACCAGGGTTAGGTAGCTGACTAAGATCAGTTACATTTTAGTAGTTATCCTTGTAACTGTTTAGATCAGTTAAAGGCAGTTAGTTAGTCgttagctataaatagagactgACTGCCTTGAATTACTCATTCGGGAGTGATCACGAGGGTTGGTTAGGGAGGCTAGGCTCTAATCCCTAGATGTACATTTGTACCACGAGTAATAAACGAGAGATTTGGTTTGTTCTATCACAATGAAATAAGTAAACCAGAAACTTACCTTATCTTCATAGTTTTTCATTGTTTGCTCTGTTACTTTTTGTATTCTATCCAATTCATTGTTGAGTGGATCATAGCTTAAATGCAGCATTCTGGAAGCTGAATGGGTTTCAGCTTGCATATGTTGATAATTGATCTCTAAAGGAATCGACAAATTTATTGTGTCTGCAGATTGCACTCTTACTTCACTTGGTGTAACTGTATTAGGATCTGAATTTGAGGCAGGATGCACAACAACTTCATGTGAATGTGAATAGAGTTCCAAATTTGAATCAGGTTGCACATCTTGATTAGGAACCACAGTTGGCTGATGTTCAATTTCGGTTGTCAAAGGTAAATTAGTTGAATCCAGATGAGAAGAAGGGAGCTCTGCGGAAGGTAATCGTTGCACATGCATTTCCCCAGATGTATCATGGTCAGGAGAGGACCCCACAGATAATTGCTGCACTTGTTCTGGAGGATCCAAGACATTAACTGTTCTAGATACTGGAGTCCCCTGGGACAATTCTGTGATGGTTTCAGGTGCTCCTTTCTGCTGGTCTGATGTGATTCTTTTATCCCCCAACACAGCATTAGTTAAATGCTCGATATCATCACGACAATCAGCTGCTGCTGGAATACTCAAAGGGACTCCATCGGTAGTTTGTTGCTCCAAAAGGGGATTTGGAAAGGAAATTGTATTCGGACCATCACTTGAACTAGCAGCTTGACAAGCCCTTGGTGATAAAACTCTATCTAAACCTGGGATATTTGATGGGGCTCCAGAATTTTGGTTCCGTGGACTCAAAAGGGTATTGTTATCTGGACAATTACTCAGTCTTAATTCTCTATCTGAAAGTTCATTTACAACACCTCCATCAGATTTTTGTTCCATGGATGAAGGAGGCTTCGCAGCAGTACCTGCCAAATGATTCTTTAGACCATTGTCAGGCTTTACTTGATCACAAGTCTGCAAGGATTCAACCCCAGTTCCAAGTTCCTCTGAAGCAACTATGTTTAGATATTCTTTGTCTGCCCAAGATTTCACATCTTTTACCCAAGCGGCCTCCTTATCTTGAAACTTCTGTATTTCAGCTAATTGCTTGTCCTTGAGATCCTTGAGACATGTATCATGCTGAAATTTTAATTCCTCAATTCCTTTTACATATTCAGTATTCAAAACCCGGAGCTTTTCCATTCTTGTAACATCATTGGGAGAGCAGGATCGAATAACAGCAGACTCTATTTTGTACCTTTCCTCGAATTTAGCCTTTTCTTCCTCAATAGCTGCTCTCAACCTTTGCTTCTCTTCCTCTTGCAAAAGAAGTAGCTTCTTCAGCTTCTTTTCACACTTCTTCTGAATTTCTTTGATACTTTTGGACATATCTTTTTTGAACAATTCAACCACTTGTGCAACTCCTGTGCGGGAATATGCTCTGTTTGATGGTCCAGATGCTTTTGGAGAACCGGTATCATGATGATTTCCTGTacgatataaaaatattttcttcaaacaACGCAACATAGAACAAATGTAGTCCACCTCTTCTTTCTTACACTCAAAGTTCAAATCTTGTATAAGAGAAGCAATGGGGTCAAGTTTGTGTTTTAGCAAAGAAGCTGCAGTCCAACACTGAAATTTgcacaataaaagaaaaaaggatatCAGTTGACACATACTGAATGCAAGAGGAGTGCTAGTGGCACTCTCTACATGATGCGGGGCCAACCAAAATtggtaattttcaataaatttaaagcAATCACGGAGAGGGTATCAGAAAGAGTGTTGCTAGCATTTCTCCTGAATGCAATTAGGTGAATACATGCATCTACAAGAGGTGGGAAACAAGAGTCTTGCAAACCAAATTCAGAAGACTATTTTACATACTCATaacaagaatataaaaaaaaaatgcataattgAACTCCCATGTAGTAAGATTATATCTTGTATTTGGGTTATTAAGATGGTAACCAGGAGAGAAAAATAGAGCAAACTTCCTTAATaactaaaagaaaatgagaTGGTTCATGACCATGCATTGTACTGTAACTCTAGCCTAAAAATCAGATTATTTCAAGTAATAAATACATAATGCAGTGCTCAAACTCAAGTTTGACAATTTACACAAAATGTTACCGcaggaaaggaaaaagaagccAAGATTGTTAACTCACAATATGCCACCGACTGTAAAAACaatcaagaaataaataaacaaaaaaaaaatacccattttcctaaaaaaacaaaactatgcCAGACAGCAAAAGATAAGGCAACAGAAGGAGGGAACAAGAATGGAATACAAGAAAATGCTAGAAAATATTCTTACCAGAGATAATTGAAAAGCCTGTAATATTGAAAACGGTTCCCTATTGACATCGTGATTGCTCATAATATATTCAAGAAAATTATCAATCATTCTCTTGACATTATCCTGCATTACACAGATGTCACCAGAACATCAATTCAGATTAGGTCAGATTGACATatacaaatacaaattttgCCAAACCAATTAtgatatacaaataataaaaatcattccTTGGTGGAATGCAAGGTTAAATTAGAAGAATTGAtggcaaaattaattttcaatgtcAAAATTCCACCTTCCTTAGGTTTGGCTTCTGCATTCTTGATAATGAGTCATAGTTTCAATAATAACAGTTAAAGTCATTATCCATATCATATTTCAATGCAATCATTCATAATCTAACAAAATTAATCCATCAATGACACAAAAGCAGTCTCCAAGAAAACTAAACAATCACCAGCATACCCTAGAGAAATCAACAGAGATCCATAACATAGATAAgatttaattaaactttttctcctttatttccttccactactttataattataatgatatttataaaaaaaatggacctGATAGGGGTctagaaaaagtaaaaacaagtaTCCACCAatgattaattcaaaatttattgacATCTTACCTTAGTTACCATTTCCAATCCATTATCTTCCTTCCACTTCTCTAAGCAATCTCCTTAGTCCTACCAGTCCAAATTAAAAACCTCCTAATTTCCCAATTGACACATCAATGTTGGGTTTTTACCCAGCAAAGATTACTTTAGAACAGACAATCAGAAATTCCAGCAAAAGATAATTCAGTTTATCTAATCTCTTTCCCTTCAACCTTAGCCTTTCCAATTCCAGATTAGTAGCATTTCATTCCCACTTCATTATAAGCCTAAAATCACAAGTTTCACACCATACCATCACCAACATAACAATATTAATATCAGAATCTAAACAGGAACACTAACATATCAACAAAATTCTGAAGGCCTTTTACATTAAATAATGTTGCTGAACTGTCAATTCTTGTATACAATCACATTTAATCAACATAAACAATCTGGTAATTGAAATGCAATCACACCTAGGGTAAAGGACCACAGCAGAAATCAAACTTAACAAAGAGAAAACATGTTACATactggaagaagaagaacatcACAAAGCTTTCTGATCTCTGGCTTCAGCAAGAGAAGTAAGCTCCTCTGCTCATCATGCTGTCCACTTTTTTGCTCAGATTCAGCATTATTTCCTTGAGATCCATCTGTCATTTGATCAAGCAAATAGATTGAGCAAGGACCATAATTGACATGAAATGGATTACCAACACAAGTAGTTGAACTAAGCAAGAATTGAGAAACATTACCCAATAAATCTCCAGATGTTCCTGCAAAAGTATGCAATGGTTTCGAAGgttatcataaaaacaaaaaaggtttGCAATATTTCTCACTGTTTACCAACTTCATTGAACAATGAAAGgtcataacaaaataaaacaaatatatccaCTAACCTGCCTTGATTCCATTGGATAACTTTTCGTCTTCAGATTTTGAAAGCTGATCAACAATATTGTTACTAACTTTCCTGCGCTTCTTTGCTGCTCCTTCATTTACAAGATCGGGCCTATTGACTGAACCATCAAAATGATGAACTTTCTTCCGACTTCGCTGAGATGAACTATTTAAGTACTTCCACTGAAACTGTTTTCCCTCCAAAAGTTTTGTCCAAAAAATTTGGGGTGGCTCTTCACCCAGTACCCTAAGTTTTAGCTCACCAAGCAAAGAAGAATTTGCATGGTATGTTGCCCCATTTTGCTGTACTTCCAATAAAGTTGAAAAGTTGCTTGATTCAATATGTTCTCCATCCTGAGATAGTAGGGATGAGAACTCATGCATTGCTTCTTTCAAAAGTGGTCGTCCAAACAAGGATTTCACATTTGATGCAGAAGTTTCACCATCATGAAAAACTTTCAATTTGTCAAATAGACAAGAAGCACCCCACATCAACAGCATATGACAGGTAGTCCAGCTTGGAGAATTGATGTCAAATATCTTACATTGCTTAGAAAGGATTAAGGCTTTTTCTTCAACAGTGAAAGATGAATATAAACGGAAAATTTTTATCAATTCAAACTGTGAATCAAGTGTTATTTTCTGAAGGGATCTTATATCATTCATTGGGTTCCAATCactatcaaatataattatagaATCAACTGATGACAACTTGATGCTTGGGAGGCAAGCACATGTttccaacaaaaacacaaatcGTTTGTTGTTCTTGTCGTTAAATTTCTTCATGGCGGCATTCTTCTTGGAAGGCGGAAGACTTTTATCAATCCGTTCATACGAATCTGAACCAAATTTTGGTCGCAATAGGTCTTCCAAATAATTTCCTATAACCCTTCCAGAACCTCCAATAGACTGTAAATTCAGCATTAAATTAACACAAGTCAATGAACTATCTTCCCTTTAAGTGAATGATCACGTATAAGAGAAAGATGGACATTATGATCTCATGTACCAACAGGCACACATACAAGTGAGAAAATTAAAGACAACAGCTAAAACAGACCTAAACATAAGAAAATGTGACCTACAGCCCTTAGTGAGATTGTATCTATCAATAAAATCTTGTTAGCAAGCTTTTCGGATAGCCCTTACACATAAATCCCAAACAATTTTCATAACTAAAGAAAACAGATGAAAAATTGACTAATTGAGAATTAAGAAAAtgccaaaatatataaaaagaaaataaatcatcCATATAATCTTAGCTCTAATTAGAGAATGATaatgtgtattgagatatttGGTACAATCAGGTTATATTGAAATTTATGTAATTAAGGAAATTTGGCCCTCTTTCCATTATTTTCCCTAGAATGATTGATTCTAATTCTTAGTTCTAATCCCTAAATTTATGGATTGATTCTCTCATCCTtgtatataaatatgatattgtaATCCCTAAATTTATGTCTCACGTCATTCTTTAGTCTCAACTTggtatcaagattcaagagcaATAATCAgaatcttttctttctttttcaatctTGGCCACCCAGAGTTCAGTTCATTGGGTTTCAGCTGCTGCAAGCACTGGCCCACTGTCGGGAGCTCTCAGCTGTCCAAGACAAAGCCTCCATCCATAACATAGGCCACTGACAAGGCACCCTCACCAAGCTCTACTGCCAGATTCTGCTTCATGCACCCGCATGCACAGCTTTTCAGGTGGCCATTATTGAGTGTGTGTGAGATGTACCCACCACCCTCTTGACATCATCTAACCTCATTGCCGTCTGCCAGATTCGTCTTGGTTGACAGTGTCCTGTTCCTCTCCTTGTTCCATTAGCCACCCATGATTATCAATGATGGGGAGGGTGCATATCCAGTATAGTCCGCTTGGAGTCTGTAAGTATGGTGAGTTCACAGGCAAGGATACTTGCCATCGGCATATTACTATTAGTTTTATTTCTCTGTTTCCTGATATTTGGTTACTTGCTGCTGCAAGTATCAAGTTACCACTGATTTTGACTACCATTCCACTGGAGGGTTATGTGAGAGTTGCTCCTATTCTGCCATCTCCTGAGGATTAGCCGATAATTGATGTTCATCCTGCATCATTTGTACAGTACTTCTATTTGCCGCTATCTCCGTTAGCTGCACATGTTCCTTATTCTTCTTCTGGATCCCAATAGTTTTCACTTGTCTATGAGTCAGGCATGGCAACTGGATGGTTGAGTCTCTCCACTTCTTCCAGCAGTTTTGAGCAACCTCAGCAGGGGCCAGATACCCAACGAACATGTAGACAGCAGTGCTAATACTAGCATGggggattcaaaggcaactgaGATCGACCACGACAAGGACTCTTTCTAGCTAATGGGACTTCAGACTCTTGGGAGTTTGGATGACTTCTCTTTTTGCAGATCTTAGGATGGTTTTGGGGGTACTGGTGTATATTCTGCTTTGACATGGgcccttttattttgtttctaccTATAGAGGGGTAGTCAGTATCTTAATGCATGTATATATTTGATGGCAATGGTTCAGGTACTTTTCACTTTGGATGACTGTAATCATACAGATAAAAGTGTTGTATGTTTCTCCAAAGATGCTTGATGTGTCTGTGAGTTGTATGCCTTGTACGATAAAGTGTTGACATATCTTTTTATcaatatgttataaaatatttaattaactatGCAATTTGATGTCAATTAATAGGAAAATAAAACCTAAAAATAGTTATGTTATAAGTCAATGTGATTGGGTACCACACAGTTAGTGTGGTTAGTCAATTCATGCATGATCCaagaaaaaatcactttcatgcTATAAATAGAATTGTCTAGTATTTAAAGGCCACTCCAGGAAGAGGATTTCTACTCAAGAAGGAGGGGAGTCTATCCATGGAAATATATACAGATGCTGACTATGCAAGGTTGATTACAGATAGGGGGTCCACCACAGGATATATTGCATATTAAGTGGAAATTTGGTGACATGgaagagtaaaaagcaaaatgTTGTTGCAAGATCATGGGTAGAAGCAGAATTTAAAGTCATGGAATTGTTATGGATGAAGATTATTCTCAATGACCTCAAAATAAAGTTCGAAGCTCCTATCAAAGTATTTTCTGATAATAAGTCTGTGACCAACATTGCTCACAACCAAGTTCAACTTGAAAGGAAAACACATGAAAATAGTTCGACACTTCATCAaagaaaaattagacaaaatacTTATAGATATAATGTTTGTCCCTTCAGGACTCCATATTGGGTGATGTATTCACCAAAGGACTTCCTATAGAGCGGTTTCAAGATCTAACATGCAAGCAAGGAATGATTGATATCCATTCATCAACTTGAGGGGGATTGGGGGAGTGTTGTAATTAATAGAATTTAATATTAGTCTTTTCAGATTCTTTGGCTCTTGAGATTTGTGAAGTCTTGTCTCTTGAGAACAGAGCACTATAGTAGTGAAGTAGAACAAAGCAACCTAGGCAGCTACAGAACTTCAATTGTGACAACAGTCATCAAAGGCAAAACCCATCTCCCTGCCCCCGCACCCCAATTTTCCGAGTTATCGAGCCCATTTTTGTGGTATTTTCATGATTTGCTTTCTTTTTACATCACGAACATATTATGTTTTTATGCAAAACACATGAATCGTGACATCAatttgtttaaaagaaaaaacaagtaGTTCTGTTTCATTTCTCACATCTGGCCTAGCTCACAACCATTGTTTACAGCCAACCCCAGTATTTCCAACAGACCCATAGCTCTCCAGCATCCAGATCTCTCTGCTCTTTGCTTGCAAACCTTCACACTTTTTTTTCAACTCCTTTTGTCCCTGTTCACACGTATCTAATGTGCTCTGTTTTTATCTATTAAttccatcttttattttttactttattccaTTGTTCTCATGCCAGTTAATTATGAACATGttgataattttgaatatttttttagcatACAAACatgtattatataaatataaattattgttcaGTATCTAATCTTTGATATGAAGGTCATCTGCTACATCATTTTTTAGGCCATCCTCTCCTCACCCTTGATTTGGAATTGATAACTATGAAGCTAAAGAAACTAATAGATGATGATGTAATGATGTATTGGGAAGACACTCTGCAAAATGCGTACCTGAAAAAGAATGACCACCCTTAAATCATTCTTTCTCAACTCCTCGAGCATTGAATCAAGAAGTTGCAACTTGCCACTTgcttttaaatcaaaatcaagataCTCAATTGGTTTGAGACCCTTGTTAAGAGAAGGTTGCAGTTCCGGACCAACAAGATAGGGATGACTACAACACTGTCAAGAAAAACCAcaacaagaaatgaaaaagttaagaaaatttACAAACACTTGACAGCTTTggagttaattaaaaaaagtaaaagaacacCAAATCAACTACAAAAAATACATGTTTGTTtatcaaattcattttaattttcaattagcAACACCAAAACAGCATCATACAagatttttaacttaaaaatagattcaatttaaaattatatcaatttctcattattaattaatcaagCATGTATCCAATTGATTATATTTGATGCCAtactcaaattataaataactcaCTCACTAGTAAGAAATTATTAGCAGTTTACCACTAAACATCTAATAATTAAGATGGTGCGGCCAAATATTGCAGCATAAAACAGCTAGAGTctaaacctaaaccaactttatGTTGTCTTTGATATAATGTGATGCATGCAACTTATTCAGAAAGTACAACCTAACCTTTCGGGTAGAAATAAGAACATCACGAACAGCCTCAACACTATCAACCTTTGATGAGGAGCGAAGAATTGAAGCATTTGAAAGTAAAATAGAACAATACTGTTCAAGCTGCAGATTAGATATTTGTACAGGAACCCAATACTCAACAAACTTGCATCTGTATCCAATATGGCTTGACAACCTCTCCTTCAGTTGAGTTACACTGTTATTGGAATTATTTATTAAACCAGGTTCTTTTTCATTATCGATTTGAGAATCCTTCTGCAGCATGCTTGCATCAATATAATCTCCATCTTGAAGCTGATGACAAACACAAAGAGATCAAAGACTTACCCACAGATAAGCATAAACAAacattgaaagaaagaaaacataacAGGTTCTTTTGTTAGGGTTCCAGATCatggttaattaattattgatctGTACTCTATAATTAGCATTGTTTCACCGAATAAAACTTTGTGGCCCATGTGCATGCTAGATGTTAGTTAATACTTTTGAGCTTGATATACACTTTAAGGCcttttctaacaaaaattaagcaaattaaagggagaagaatGATCATTAGTGTTTAACAGGCTCgacaaaatgaaagaagattAGACAGAAATTTGAAAAATCTGAGGGAGAAATTCAGAGCTCTCTATAATTGTGAGAAATGGTATTGCAATTGAACTGAGTAGAGATTTGATATTTATAGTGGGATCTG harbors:
- the LOC100781893 gene encoding helicase protein MOM1 isoform X1 is translated as MVNGTCSSHNAKDEENNNRRVTRNSEKGKIKSHRNVSDTTGVRRSPRETSSKKNIPSPSSSTRKSGRLENRPPPAPVNKRKSERVEKKKPSPLRRSGRTRSQSSTGYSDSKSSGSVSSDPKPKKEKSVKQLIFEAKEVNGTEQHDLGTPQVKVKRMNARMYRSLFQLPKEEPNRIDNLNQGGNNGGGKIDECSGECHDFEEISKNGALPSEDGKSKEMRVDTGLSGSVKDLVENNMTLGSLAPSNVALPSEDGKSKEMRVDTGLSGPVKDLVEDTMTLDSLAPSNAATYETGLAPESIHPDYCREETLQVLVSSNSILDEDSIRNSVGDDRGENLIPSKSKEITVDVDSDVSAMLAKGDNCNLTPDASSLSRLGGYIMGTDCPSNATLYETGLLPERVQPDCCREETLPSSNSKNGVLPSEDGKSKETRVDSGLSVPVKDLVENTVTLGSLAPSTAATYVASLAPESFQTDYRREKGNSILDEEDLISNSVGHDSSGETLVPSKRKGIMVDMDSDVSAMLAKGDNCNLVPDSGSPSQLGGNIMGIDGSCSKRIRSDYNPIDSESCIPSATELQDGDYIDASMLQKDSQIDNEKEPGLINNSNNSVTQLKERLSSHIGYRCKFVEYWVPVQISNLQLEQYCSILLSNASILRSSSKVDSVEAVRDVLISTRKCCSHPYLVGPELQPSLNKGLKPIEYLDFDLKASGKLQLLDSMLEELRKNDLRVVILFQSIGGSGRVIGNYLEDLLRPKFGSDSYERIDKSLPPSKKNAAMKKFNDKNNKRFVFLLETCACLPSIKLSSVDSIIIFDSDWNPMNDIRSLQKITLDSQFELIKIFRLYSSFTVEEKALILSKQCKIFDINSPSWTTCHMLLMWGASCLFDKLKVFHDGETSASNVKSLFGRPLLKEAMHEFSSLLSQDGEHIESSNFSTLLEVQQNGATYHANSSLLGELKLRVLGEEPPQIFWTKLLEGKQFQWKYLNSSSQRSRKKVHHFDGSVNRPDLVNEGAAKKRRKVSNNIVDQLSKSEDEKLSNGIKAGTSGDLLDGSQGNNAESEQKSGQHDEQRSLLLLLKPEIRKLCDVLLLPDNVKRMIDNFLEYIMSNHDVNREPFSILQAFQLSLCWTAASLLKHKLDPIASLIQDLNFECKKEEVDYICSMLRCLKKIFLYRTGNHHDTGSPKASGPSNRAYSRTGVAQVVELFKKDMSKSIKEIQKKCEKKLKKLLLLQEEEKQRLRAAIEEEKAKFEERYKIESAVIRSCSPNDVTRMEKLRVLNTEYVKGIEELKFQHDTCLKDLKDKQLAEIQKFQDKEAAWVKDVKSWADKEYLNIVASEELGTGVESLQTCDQVKPDNGLKNHLAGTAAKPPSSMEQKSDGGVVNELSDRELRLSNCPDNNTLLSPRNQNSGAPSNIPGLDRVLSPRACQAASSSDGPNTISFPNPLLEQQTTDGVPLSIPAAADCRDDIEHLTNAVLGDKRITSDQQKGAPETITELSQGTPVSRTVNVLDPPEQVQQLSVGSSPDHDTSGEMHVQRLPSAELPSSHLDSTNLPLTTEIEHQPTVVPNQDVQPDSNLELYSHSHEVVVHPASNSDPNTVTPSEVRVQSADTINLSIPLEINYQHMQAETHSASRMLHLSYDPLNNELDRIQKVTEQTMKNYEDKKLLLKTDFEKELEELRRKYDIKFQGIEVEFKQRKMALETNRNVVHMNKFLADAFRSKCSTLKSSCTSGMLPDSDIAQQQLLQPSRQQSASWRSLVNGSSSCGPSATSLQSPSTTTGSQHMVTPIRPGYSASVFPSNVSARSPIINTISLSVGNPQAGGGQIRAPAPHLQPYRP